A genomic stretch from Microtus pennsylvanicus isolate mMicPen1 chromosome 9, mMicPen1.hap1, whole genome shotgun sequence includes:
- the Ssrp1 gene encoding FACT complex subunit SSRP1 — translation MAETLEFNDIFQEVKGSMNDGRLRLSRQGIIFKNSKTGKVDNIQAGELTEGIWRRVALGHGLKLLTKNGHVYKYDGFRESEFEKLSDFFKTHYRLELMEKDLCVKGWNWGTVKFGGQLLSFDIGDQPVFEIPLSNVSQCTTGKNEVTLEFHQNDDAEVSLMEVRFYVPPTQEDGVDPVEAFAQNVLSKADVIQATGDAICIFRELQCLTPRGRYDIRIYPTFLHLHGKTFDYKIPYTTVLRLFLLPHKDQRQMFFVISLDPPIKQGQTRYHFLILLFSKDEDISLTLNMNEEEVEKRFEGRLTKNMSGSLYEMVSRVMKALVNRKITVPGNFQGHSGAQCITCSYKASSGLLYPLERGFIYVHKPPVHIRFDEIAFVNFARGTTTTRSFDFEIETKQGTQYTFSSIEREEYGKLFDFVNAKKLNIKNRGLKEGMNPSYDDYADSDEDQHDAYLERMKEEGKIREENANDSSDDSGEETDESFNPGEEEDDVAEEFDSNASASSSSNEGDSDREEKKRKQLKRAKMAKDRKSRKKSSEGKKGKDPNAPKRPMSAYMLWLNASREKIKSDHPGISITDLSKKAGEIWKGMSKEKKEEWDRKAEDARREYEKAMKEYEGGRGESSKRDKSKKKKKVKAKMEKKSTPSRGSSSKSSSRQLSESFKSKEFVSSDESSSGENKSKKKRRRSEDSEEEELASTPPSSEDSASGSDE, via the exons ATGGCAGAGACACTGGAGTTCAACGACATCTTCCAGGAGGTGAAAGGGTCCATG AACGATGGGAGGCTACGATTGAGCCGCCAGGGTATCATCTTTAAGAACAGCAAGACCGGTAAAGTGGACAATATCCAGGCCGGGGAGTTGACAGAAGGCATCTGGCGCCGGGTAGCCCTGGGCCACGGACTTAAACTGCTCACAAAGAATGGCCACGTCTACAAGTATGACGGCTTTCGAGAATCG GAGTTTGAGAAACTCTCTGATTTCTTCAAAACTCACTATCGCCTTGAGCTAATGGAGAAGGATCTGTGTGTGAAGGGCTGGAACTGGGGGACGGTGAAGTTTGGTG GACAGCTGTTGTCTTTTGACATTGGTGATCAGCCCGTCTTTGAGATCCCCCTAAGCAATGTGTCCCAGTGTACAACAGGCAAGAATGAGGTGACCCTGGAATTCCACCAAAATGACGATGCCGAAGTATCGCTCATGGAGGTGCGCTTCTATGTCCCTCCCACCCAGGAAGATGGTGTGGACCCTGTAGAG gccTTCGCCCAGAATGTTCTGTCAAAGGCAGATGTGATCCAGGCCACTGGAGATGCTATCTGCATCTTCCGGGAGCTGCAGTGTTTGACACCTCGTGGCCGTTACGATATCCGGATCTACCCTACCTTTCTACACCTCCATGGCAAGACCTTCGACTACAAGATCCCCTATACTACAGTGCTCCgcctcttcctgctgccccaCAAGGATCAGAGGCAGATGTTCTTTGTGATCAGCCTGGATCCCCCCATCAAGCAGGGCCAAACCCGGTACCACTTCCTGATCCTCCTCTTCTCCAAGGATGAGGACATCTCCTTGACTCTCAACATGAACGA GGAAGAAGTGGAGAAGCGCTTTGAGGGTCGGCTCACCAAGAACATGTCAGGGTCCCTCTATGAGATGGTCAGCCGGGTCATGAAAGCACTTGTAAATCGGAAAATCACAGTCCCAGGCAACTTCCAAGG GCATTCGGGAGCCCAGTGTATCACCTGCTCCTACAAGGCCAGCTCAGGACTCCTGTACCCACTGGAGCGGGGCTTCATCTACGTGCACAAGCCCCCTGTACACATTCGCTTCGATGAGATCGCTTTTGTCAACTTCGCCCGAGGCACCACGACCACTCGCTCCTTCGACTTTGAAATTGAGACCAAGCAGGGCACTCAGTACACCTTCAGCAGCATTGAGAG GGAGGAGTATGGAAAGCTGTTTGATTTTGTGAATGCCAAAAAGCTCAACATCAAAAACAGAGGACTCAAAGAG GGCATGAACCCCAGCTACGATGACTATGCCGACTCGGATGAAGACCAGCATGATGCCTATTTGGAGAGGATGAAGGAGGAGGGCAAGATCCGGGAGGAGAATGCCAACGACAGCAGTGATGACTCAGGAGAAGAAACTG ATGAGTCCTTCAACCCTGGTGAAGAGGAAGACGATGTGGCAGAGGA GTTTGACAGCAACGCCTCTGCCAGCTCCTCCAGTAACGAGGGTGACAGTGACCGAGAAGAGAAGAAGCGGAAACAGCTCAAAAGGGCCAAGATGGCCAAGGATCGCAAGAGCCGCAAGAAGTCTTCAGAG GGGAAGAAGGGTAAAGATCCAAATGCCCCCAAGAGACCTATGTCTGCATACATGTTGTGGCTTAATGCCAGCCGGGAGAAGATCAAGTCAGACCATCCTGGCATCAGCATCACCGATCTTTCCAAGAAGGCAGGCGAGATCTGGAAGGGAATGtccaaagagaagaaagag GAGTGGGACCGCAAGGCTGAGGATGCCAGGAGGGAGTACGAGAAAGCCATGAAGGAgtatgaaggaggaagaggagaatctTCTAAAAG GGACAAgtctaagaagaaaaagaaagtaaaagcaaAGATGGAGAAAAAGTCCACGCCCTCTAGAGGCTCGTCATCCAAGTCTTCATCACGGCAGCTAAGTGAGAGCTTTAAGAGCAAAGAATTTGTGTCCAGTGATGAGAGCTCTTCAGGAGAGAACAAGAGCAAAAAGAAGAGGCGGCGGAGTGAG GACTCTGAGGAAGAGGAACTTGCCAGTACTCCACCAAGCTCGGAGGACTCTGCCTCGGGATCTGATGAGTAG